A stretch of Sandaracinaceae bacterium DNA encodes these proteins:
- a CDS encoding SulP family inorganic anion transporter, translating into MVSGFLVFLVALPLSLGIAMASGFPPVAGVLTAIVGGVLVSFLGSAPLTIKGPAAGLIVVVVGAVQELGAGDIAAGYRRTLAVGVVAALAQIVMALAGAASLGAAMPPSVVHGMLAAIGVIIVAKQSHVVLGVAPHGDSPLELLGELPRSLAHENPEILLIGVVSLLILFALPLMARRLRWVASVPAPMVVVAAAVPLGLLFDLEHHHTYTFGGAVHEVGPRHLVNLPGRFVDALALPDFSVVFSLASLKYAVMFTLVGSIESTLSVLAVDAMDPQRRASNLDRDLLAVGLGNLVASAIGGLPMISEIVRSRSNLDAGARGPASNFFHGLFLLAFVALAPALLHRIPLAALAAMLVYTGFRLASPSELRHAHQLGLDQLAFFLTTLLVTLAADLLVGVAAGLALKIALHAYRGGGLRRLLGAKVELRREGEHLTLVLHESATFAALLKVRRLLRAVPPDVTEVVVDVRDTRLVDHTFLERLHAMSAEWPAATLRVVGLEALRPASGHPRATRWGVGS; encoded by the coding sequence ATGGTGTCGGGCTTCCTCGTGTTCCTCGTCGCGCTGCCGCTCTCTCTCGGCATCGCGATGGCCAGCGGCTTCCCACCGGTCGCGGGCGTCCTCACCGCCATCGTCGGCGGCGTGCTCGTGAGCTTCCTCGGCAGCGCGCCGCTGACCATCAAGGGCCCCGCGGCGGGGTTGATCGTGGTGGTCGTCGGCGCCGTGCAGGAGCTGGGCGCCGGCGACATCGCGGCCGGCTATCGCCGCACCCTGGCCGTCGGCGTGGTCGCGGCGCTGGCCCAGATCGTGATGGCCCTCGCCGGCGCCGCGTCGCTCGGCGCGGCCATGCCGCCATCGGTGGTGCACGGGATGCTGGCCGCCATCGGCGTCATCATCGTCGCCAAGCAGTCGCACGTCGTGCTCGGCGTGGCGCCTCACGGCGACAGCCCGCTCGAGCTGCTCGGCGAGCTGCCCCGCAGCCTCGCCCACGAGAACCCCGAGATCCTGCTCATCGGCGTGGTGTCGCTCCTCATCCTCTTCGCCCTGCCCCTGATGGCCCGGCGCCTCCGCTGGGTCGCCTCGGTCCCCGCGCCGATGGTCGTCGTCGCGGCGGCGGTGCCGCTGGGGCTCCTCTTCGACCTCGAGCACCACCACACCTACACCTTCGGCGGCGCGGTCCACGAGGTCGGCCCGCGCCACCTCGTGAACCTCCCCGGGCGCTTCGTGGACGCGCTCGCGCTCCCCGACTTCTCCGTCGTGTTCTCGCTCGCGTCGCTGAAGTACGCGGTGATGTTCACGCTGGTCGGCTCCATCGAGTCCACCCTGAGCGTGCTCGCGGTCGACGCCATGGACCCCCAGAGGCGCGCGTCGAACCTGGACCGCGATCTCCTCGCCGTCGGCCTCGGGAACCTGGTGGCCTCGGCGATCGGCGGCCTGCCGATGATCTCGGAGATCGTCCGCAGCCGCTCGAACCTCGACGCCGGCGCGAGGGGGCCGGCCTCGAACTTCTTCCACGGCCTGTTCCTGCTCGCCTTCGTCGCGCTCGCGCCGGCGCTGCTCCATCGGATCCCGCTGGCCGCGCTGGCCGCGATGCTCGTCTACACCGGCTTCCGGCTGGCCTCGCCGTCGGAGCTCCGACACGCGCATCAGCTCGGGCTCGACCAGCTCGCGTTCTTCCTCACGACCCTCCTCGTCACCCTCGCCGCGGATCTCCTGGTGGGTGTGGCCGCCGGCCTCGCGCTCAAGATCGCGCTGCACGCCTACCGGGGAGGCGGCCTGAGGCGCCTGCTCGGCGCAAAGGTCGAGCTGCGGCGGGAGGGCGAGCACCTCACCCTCGTGCTGCACGAGAGCGCGACCTTCGCCGCGCTCCTGAAGGTGCGACGGCTGCTCCGGGCCGTCCCTCCCGACGTGACGGAGGTCGTGGTCGACGTGAGGGACACCCGCCTGGTGGACCACACCTTCCTCGAGCGCCTGCACGCGATGAGCGCGGAGTGGCCCGCCGCCACGCTCCGGGTGGTCGGCCTCGAGGCGCTGCGGCCCGCGTCGGGGCACCCGCGGGCCACCCGCTGGGGGGTGGGATCGTGA
- a CDS encoding alpha-amylase family glycosyl hydrolase: MLRRLACLLALWTCACDAAPAADAGPPPEDGRVDDADAGPPPPFVEDPRWFRHAVFYELWVRSFQDSDGDGVGDLPGLTSRLDYFVELGVEGLWLMPTYPSPLADSGYDVADYVGVHPDYGMLEDMDTLLTEAHARGLKVYLDLVFNHTSRAHPWFVESQSDPSGPRGDWFVWADEAGEGCEGAAGPFGSVRWTRDETRGQFYFHQFYPEQPDLSFDEPSVREALLDVTRFWLDRGVDGFRLDVPYRYDEDLPVCVHRPGTFDFLRSLREVTDEHDAAMVGETLASPEELGRYLAPDVLQMGFLLAEATIFWVAAQTETAGGLGRAIDAVVAETPLEGGTFATVLGNHDLQRTTAAVADDPGALRVMAATQMTLPGVPFVYYGEELGMLAGGDFIVDSRDSARTPMQWDAGPNAGFTEGAPFLALAPEHETRNVETLRADPDSLWSFYRRLIALRTSTPALTTGTYQRLSSPNRSTLVYWRRHPDGDRLVAANFGRGSAALDLGVPWEAVRDALGEAPVGAVEGGRFRGELPGRTVWVLGAAE, from the coding sequence ATGCTCCGACGTCTCGCGTGCCTCCTCGCCCTCTGGACCTGCGCGTGCGACGCCGCGCCCGCCGCCGACGCGGGGCCCCCACCGGAGGACGGCCGCGTCGACGACGCGGACGCGGGGCCGCCCCCTCCGTTCGTCGAGGACCCGCGCTGGTTCCGGCACGCGGTCTTCTACGAGCTGTGGGTGCGGAGCTTCCAGGACTCGGACGGCGACGGGGTCGGCGATCTTCCCGGGCTCACGAGCCGGCTGGACTACTTCGTGGAGCTCGGCGTGGAGGGCCTCTGGCTCATGCCGACCTATCCGTCTCCCCTCGCCGACAGCGGCTACGACGTCGCGGACTACGTTGGCGTGCACCCGGACTACGGCATGCTCGAGGACATGGACACGTTGCTGACAGAGGCCCACGCCCGTGGGCTGAAGGTGTACCTGGACCTGGTCTTCAACCACACCAGCCGCGCCCACCCGTGGTTCGTGGAGTCGCAGAGCGATCCGAGCGGGCCGCGCGGCGACTGGTTCGTCTGGGCCGACGAGGCGGGCGAGGGCTGCGAGGGCGCGGCGGGGCCGTTCGGCAGCGTCCGCTGGACGCGCGACGAGACGCGAGGGCAGTTCTACTTTCACCAGTTCTACCCCGAGCAGCCCGACCTGAGCTTCGACGAGCCGTCGGTGCGCGAGGCGCTCCTCGACGTGACCCGCTTCTGGCTCGACCGCGGCGTGGACGGCTTCCGCCTCGACGTGCCCTACCGCTACGACGAGGACCTCCCCGTGTGCGTGCACCGCCCGGGCACCTTCGACTTCTTGCGGTCGCTCCGCGAGGTGACCGACGAGCACGACGCGGCGATGGTGGGCGAGACGCTCGCGAGCCCGGAGGAGCTGGGCCGCTACCTCGCCCCCGATGTGCTGCAGATGGGCTTCCTGCTCGCCGAGGCGACCATCTTCTGGGTGGCGGCGCAGACCGAGACGGCGGGCGGGCTCGGCCGCGCGATCGACGCCGTGGTGGCCGAGACGCCGCTCGAGGGGGGCACCTTCGCGACGGTGCTCGGCAACCACGACCTCCAGCGCACCACCGCCGCGGTGGCCGACGACCCGGGCGCGCTGCGCGTGATGGCGGCGACGCAGATGACGCTGCCCGGCGTGCCCTTCGTCTACTACGGCGAGGAGCTGGGCATGCTCGCGGGCGGCGACTTCATCGTCGACTCGCGGGACTCGGCGCGCACGCCGATGCAGTGGGACGCCGGGCCCAACGCGGGCTTCACCGAGGGCGCGCCGTTCCTGGCCCTCGCCCCCGAGCACGAGACCCGCAATGTCGAGACGCTGCGCGCCGATCCGGACTCGCTGTGGTCGTTCTATCGGCGCCTGATCGCGCTGCGCACGTCGACCCCCGCCCTCACGACCGGCACCTACCAGCGCCTGAGCTCTCCGAACCGGAGCACCCTCGTCTACTGGCGGCGCCACCCCGACGGCGACCGACTGGTGGCAGCGAACTTCGGACGCGGGTCGGCGGCGCTGGACCTCGGTGTGCCCTGGGAGGCGGTGAGGGACGCGCTGGGCGAGGCGCCGGTCGGCGCGGTGGAGGGCGGACGATTCCGAGGCGAGCTGCCCGGACGAACGGTCTGGGTGCTCGGCGCCGCCGAGTGA
- a CDS encoding Kazal-type serine protease inhibitor domain-containing protein: MRRIFGALSLLLLVGCGGESVVEDGGVDEDAATPMDAATSMDATVRTDGAPAPDGGPVGDASPGEDAAMADDASADDAGSRCSSDGECADTAYCAKPGCDARDGACVMKPTVCTDELDPVCGCDGRTYSNPCEAAAAGVNVAARGACAVDGGAPDGGSGGCRTNADCARTDYCAKAAGDCMGSGVCTARPGVCPGIFDPVCGCDGTTHSNACVAGSRGQNVASRGECGATSCALTPMTSCCFEDTDCASPGGPSRLRCEGAMCAPGGEGTCVDAVLPRDRCWNDGDCGSGRTCMGPNRCPCGARCLVPDSPGTCR, encoded by the coding sequence ATGAGGAGAATCTTTGGCGCGCTCTCGTTGCTGCTCCTGGTGGGCTGCGGCGGCGAGTCGGTGGTGGAAGACGGCGGCGTGGACGAGGACGCGGCGACGCCCATGGACGCCGCAACCTCCATGGACGCGACGGTCAGGACGGACGGCGCGCCCGCGCCCGACGGCGGGCCGGTCGGGGACGCGTCGCCGGGGGAGGACGCGGCCATGGCGGACGACGCCTCCGCGGACGACGCCGGGAGCCGCTGCAGCTCCGACGGCGAATGCGCCGACACCGCCTACTGCGCCAAGCCTGGCTGCGACGCGCGGGACGGCGCGTGCGTGATGAAGCCGACCGTCTGCACGGACGAGCTCGACCCCGTCTGCGGCTGCGACGGTCGCACCTACAGCAACCCCTGTGAGGCGGCCGCGGCGGGCGTGAACGTGGCCGCGCGCGGGGCCTGCGCCGTGGACGGAGGCGCGCCCGACGGCGGGAGCGGCGGATGTCGCACCAACGCAGACTGCGCGCGCACCGACTACTGCGCCAAGGCGGCGGGCGACTGCATGGGCTCGGGCGTCTGCACGGCCCGTCCCGGCGTCTGCCCGGGGATCTTCGACCCGGTCTGCGGCTGCGACGGCACCACGCACTCGAACGCCTGCGTGGCGGGGTCGCGGGGACAGAACGTCGCCTCGCGCGGGGAGTGCGGGGCGACGAGCTGCGCGCTGACGCCGATGACGTCGTGCTGCTTCGAGGACACCGACTGCGCGTCGCCGGGCGGCCCATCGCGCCTGCGCTGCGAAGGCGCGATGTGCGCCCCGGGCGGTGAGGGCACCTGCGTGGACGCGGTGCTGCCGAGGGATCGATGCTGGAACGACGGCGACTGCGGGAGCGGCCGGACGTGCATGGGCCCGAACCGCTGCCCGTGCGGCGCGCGCTGCCTCGTGCCCGACAGCCCTGGCACCTGTCGATAG